A segment of the Streptococcus chenjunshii genome:
TCCACAGGACTGTAAAGCGTGTCAACCGAACCACTCGTCCTCACGATAGGTCTTAGGTTCTTTCTCTTTCGTCCGCTTAAACTGGAACCGCTCATGCCTCATGTTGTGATGATACTTGCATAATGTCCTGAGATTTTCTAGCTCTAGCGCTTTGTCTGGGTGGTGCTCCAGCTCTGCGACGTGGTCCACCTCGAGTGCTGATGCTGTCACTCGTCCCTCACGCTTACACCACAAGCACTCGTAATGGTCGCGCTCCAACGCTCTTTGCCTAAGCCGCTTCCAAGCAGTGGATTGATAGAATTGATGGCGGCTTTCTGCGGTTGATGTATCAATGTGTATACTCTCACTCACTAGCTCCGCCCTCCTGCTTAATCTAAATATGATAAGTATTTTACTTAAACCTTTGCATCAATCCTATCCCTTAAGAAACCCCCAAAGGTCGATAGAGCTTTGGGGGTTATGCTTTCCGCCTCACTTACTATTGCCATGCTTAAGCAAGTATAGTATAATAAGGATAAGTATGATTTGTTCCACGCTATCACCTCCTTTCGCTCAGCTTAACCACGCTTGCGTGGTATGCTGTAAAGCGAAGGAGTGATGGCTGGAACTGTCACAAATCATTGTGGCGGAAAGCGTAAGAACTTACTTGCGCTTTTTTTGTTGCCAAATTTTAAAAACGTTTTTTAAAAGACAATTTTAAAAGGCGCGTGATTAAATAGTCCGGCAGGAATTGAACCTGCTTTCCTCCGGATGGAAAGAAACCTTTTCCAAACTACCTCGTGCTCTTCCAGCGCTAGAAAGGCCACTCACGCTGTATGTGCTTACCCTGATTGCACATGTTTTTTTGAAAAGAGCGCTTGGCCAATCTGCGTCACCTTTTCGCCCTTGTTTTTACGTACTCTTACTGCAGATTAGATATACGCCAGGGAATATGTGTTTGAGGCCCTGAACCCCATCTCCAGACTAAAGTCTAGCGTTTTACCTCTTACTTTAAACTAAAACACACAAAAAAAGTCAGCGGTTAAGCTGACTATAGATAATCAATGCGTAGAACAAAACAAAGAACAAAAAAAATAAAGAAAGACGAGGTCACACCATCAATTATCTATGTTACTATCTTACTACTTATCAAGCGTTAAAAAGTCCGCTTTTAGTCCGGAAAAAGTCCGCTTTTAGTCCGGTTTTGTCACGAGCAAAACCCCACTTCGATATAATTCAGCAAAAGCAAGCAGCGCATTATCGAGCATCTCATAATATTGCGTACGCTCGT
Coding sequences within it:
- a CDS encoding HNH endonuclease, which encodes MSESIHIDTSTAESRHQFYQSTAWKRLRQRALERDHYECLWCKREGRVTASALEVDHVAELEHHPDKALELENLRTLCKYHHNMRHERFQFKRTKEKEPKTYREDEWFG